In Vibrio stylophorae, the genomic stretch TTACTAAACATGAGGCGCTTTTTGCCGAGCTGGGTGTGGATGTCAATAACGGTATTGGCGATGTATACACCAAAATGGCGCAGCTGCCACAGGCGCAGCAAGATGAAATTGTCGCAGATATCGCCGCAATTTATGCCAAGCAACCAGCGCTTGCAATGGTGGACTCAGATCGCGGGATCACCAACTTGCACGTACCAAGCGATGTGATTGTTGATGCATCCATGCCAGCGATGTTGCGCTCTTCTGGCCAAATGTGGGGTCCAGATGGCCAGCTCAAAGATACCAAAGCGATGATTCCAGATCGCTGCTATGCCGGTGTATACCAAGCGGTCATCGATTTTTGTAAAGCCAATGGTGCCTTTGACCCATCAACCATGGGTAGTGTGCCAAACGTCGGTTTGATGGCGCAAAAAGCTGAAGAGTATGGCTCACACGATAAGACCTTTATTCTCGATGCCGCAGGCCAAGTGCAAGTGGTGACGACACAAGGTGAGGTGCTGTTGTCTCAATCTGTGGAAGCGGGCGATATTTTCCGTATGTGTCAGGTCAAAGATGCACCGATTCAAGATTGGGTCAAACTTGCGGTGACCCGTGCGAAAGCTTCAGGTGTGCCTGCTATTTTTTGGCTAGATCAAAACCGCGCCCATGACGCTCAGCTGATTGAAAAAGTGAAAGCCTACTTACCGCAGCACGACACTACAGGTTTGGATATCCAAATCATGTCGCCAGTTGAGGCCACTTTGTTCTCACTTGAGCGCATTAAAGCGGGCTTGGATACCATTTCAGTGACCGGCAACGTATTGCGTGATTATCTCACTGACCTGTTCCCAATTTTGGAGCTTGGCACCTCAGCGAAAATGCTATCGATTGTCCCATTGATGAATGGTGGTGGCCTATTTGAAACTGGCGCTGGCGGCTCTGCACCTAAGCATGTGCAACAGGTTCAAAAAGAGAACCATTTGCGCTGGGATTCACTTGGTGAGTTCTTAGCTTTGGCAGCATCGCTTGAGCATTTAAGTGTGGTGACTGGCAATGCCAAAGCGCAAGTGTTGGCTGATACTTTAGACGCCGCGACAGGCCGCTTCTTGGATGAAAACAAATCACCATCACGCAAAGTGGGTGAGCTGGATAACCGTGGTAGTCACTACTACTTGGCACGTTTTTGGGCTGAAGCCTTGGCAAGCCAAACGCAAGATGCGGCATTAGCAACTGAGTTTGCACCAATTGCGAAAGCTTTGGTGGAAGGCGAGCAAGCCATTCTTGCTGAGCTTAATGGCGCGCAAGGTGTGGTGGGTGATTTAGGCGGTTACTACCAGCCTGATTTTGCTATGGTCTCAGCGCTAATGCGCCCAAGTGCGACGCTCAATGCTGTATTTGAGCGAGAAGCCTGCCTCGCATAATCGATACTTAACTGAATTTAAAGCCCTTCGATGAAGGGCTTTTTTTATGTCGATAAATTCAATTCATCCTGCTGCACTTTATATTGTTTTACACTATTTATTCGATTTTATAAGGTGAACGATTCGTTTGAATCTATTGTTTTTACCGTTTTCATCTGGATGGATGCGAACAAGCAATATTCAATCTCTATCGACGCAAGGAGTGTGACGGTGGCTGATTTTATGACAGCTTCGAACCTGCAAGATCTCAAAGTAGGTTTACACGAACAATCCACAGTGATTGTGATTCAAGATTTAGGTCTGGCAAAAAGTATCGCCTTGGTGCATCGCATCTCCAATGGGATGGTGATCGCGTCACTTTGCCTTTTTTCCTTAGCGCTTTTGTGCTGGCTTGGGGTTATTGAAACCCTCACCGGTTTATTTATCGGTTTTGCCTTTGAACTTATGCTGGTGGCTTTGGTGGTGGGCGTGCTCGGTGTTTCTGTGACGTTTGACTACAAGGGGTATCATCTAAAATGGCTTGAGGGTGAATACCGCGGTGAGTGGATGGGGCGTCATATGAATGTGGCGGCTTGTGCTGTGCTGCAAAAGTTGAGCCGCACAAAGCTTTAGCTCGCTAAAACGACAATGGTTAGATACTGCTATTGTCGTTAGATAAAGCCATAGTCGTTAGATAAAATGAGTGAGCATCGAAAAAACCACTGTTTATCTCGTGAATTTGATGTGTCGTCACGCATGGATTGCGCGCCAATCAGAGCTCAGTCGATAAAATAGAGAAAGGCACCCAATTGTGATTTTCACTGGGGTGCCTTTTGTTATATTGCCTTGATTCAATCAAGCATCAGGGATATGACAATGAAACTCAAATTAGCAGCCGTACTGCTTGTCACAAGCTTTGGCGTCCATGCGCAATCAACCGTCTACACACAAAAAATGCATGATCATACGATGAAAGTGATGATCGAAGAGATGGATGCTAGCGGCGTGACACAAAAACTATCAGAACTGTCAGGAAAGTCTGCCAAGCAGGTTCGTAGGATCTCAGAGAATGGTTTTGATCGCTGTATGAAGGTTTATATCAATAAAGATGCGAGCCTAATGGGTGATGCGGAAGATGCTAAAATCGAGCAGTGTTTTGAGACGCAAATGCTTAAGGGCTTTGGTATTGATAAGCAAACCTTAGTGCAGTGGGAGCAGGTGCTTGAATCGGATGACTCACTGCAAACCCCAGAAGAACAAGAGATAGCAGCTCTCGAAGCTGAGATGGAACAGCTGTTCGAGAAAGACGATTTGTCTGAGAAAGATATGGAAAAATTGAAGCAGCTACAGAAAAAGCAGACTGAGCTGATGATAAAAATGGCACAAAAATATCAAGCGCCTGAATAATCAAGTAGCTGAAGAGAAAAGCGCCTATAGGCGCTTTTTTTGTTTAAGGAAAGCTGCTCTGTATCTTGATGTATTTATCAACAAAACAGTAATGAGGCGGTCACAAATAGAACAAAACGCCGACATATTTTATAAAATGAGGCGTAACCTGAGTGCGCGACGATATAACAACCGCATTAAGGATTGAAAATGAATATGAAAGTCTATTTGCTGCTATTTTTCTCTATCATTTCTACTGCTTGTGTCGGCTCACCTTATACCTATCATGTTGATCCAACACCGCTTAAAGCGGGTGAGTCTCAATATGTGTTGGGCAAGGTGGATGTCAAACTAACACTGGGCGAAGGGGCGATTACAGGGGATAAAACTTTTGCGAACCAAGCACAATTAGAAGCGGAATTTCGCAAGGATTTAACTGCTGCAATGAAGGCGCAGGGGATCCTTGCTGAGCATCCACAATCTGCCGATGGCACCTTGGATATTCAAGTGGACTACACCCGTAACTTTAATAACGGTGGTAAATCTCTAAATAAACCTCATGTGAAACATGCGTTTATCATTCATCACGATAATGTAAGCTTGGTGTCTATGCCATATTGCGGCTCTTATACCACTGATTTCGGTTCATTTGCTGAAGTTGATGCGAATGCACAAATCGCAAGCTTTGAATGGAATGAAAAAGATGAGCCACGTGACATTCAGCTTATCGCAGAAAAAATCATTCAAGATGTTGTGAAAGTAGGGGATTAAGACGCGACTACCAAGCAGTCGACTTTGTCGAAATAAAAAACCGCCATGTAGAAGGCGGTTTTTTATTGGCTGCAATATGGCGCTGTTGCCTTACTCTGCTGTTTCAGATACTGCTTATGTTTATACACATCGAAAAAATAGTGATTTAACTTACAAATCAGTTAGTTGAATCTTCGGTTGGCGGTGTTGTTTTAACCGATTCACAGTTCCCATAATGAAAAGACATACACTGAAAGTTAGGCAAGGATGTCACGCGATAAGCGTCATAGGGGGGAATATGGAAATCAGTGCGTGGATGACAGAGCAGCACACCATTTGGAATTTAATTATTTCGCTGCTGCTGGGCGCGATTGTAGGCACGCAGCGCGGTTGGGTGATGCGCAATAGCCAAGATGGCAGTCGCGTCGCCGGTATTCGTACTTTCTCGCTGGTGGGGCTACTTGGCGGTTTAGTGGGTATCTTAGGCCATTTACTATCGCCATTATTAATTGGCTTTGTATTGATTGCATTAGTGCTGCTGGCATGTATCGCCTTTTTTATTCAGCAGAAAAAGAGCGACGATATCAGCATTACTGGAGTGGTGAGCCTGATGGTCACCTATGTACTGGGCGTGCTGGCGGTCTCTGGACAAGTGGTGCTGGCCGCCGCGGCCGCGGTGATCACCGCCTTGGTATTGGATAATAAAAAAGAGCTGCACCAGGCACTACAAAAGCTGCAAGCCTATGAGTTGGATGCAGGCTTGCGTTTATTGCTGATCTCCATCGTATTGTTACCACTTTTGCCGAATCAAGGATTTGGTCCATGGCAAGCGCTGAACCCCTATGAGATTTGGTGGATGGTGGTGCTTATCGCCAGTATCTCTTTTGTCGGTTATTTTGCGATTAAAATTGGCGGCGCCAAGCGCGGCATTCTCTTTACCTCTGTGTTTGCTGGTTTAAGCTCATCAACAGCGCTGACCTTGCAATTTTCACAGCTCTCACGTGAGCAAAAAAGTATCAGTCCACTGCTTGCCAGTGGCATTTTACTGAGCTGCGGCACCATGTTCCCACGTTTAGTGATTGTGCTTTCCGTGATCAATCCGCAGTTAGTCAAACTACTATGGCCTGTGGTGCTGGTGATGATGATTGCGCTTTATTTGCCCGCATGGTGGATTTGGCGCACCAGTGATGTGGGGCTGGTGGAGCAGCCCAAGGAGCAAAGTAATCCGCTAGCGTTACAATCGGCGTTATTCTTTGGGGTGATATTGGCCTTGATTATGCTGCTCTCACACTTGTTATCAGACTGGTTTGGTAGCGCGGGGACTTTGATTTTAGCCGCGCTCTCAGGCATTACTGATGTGGATGCTATCTCCTTGGCTTTAGGCCGGCAAAGTACCCAAAGTTTGGCGGTGAGCACAGCTGCACTGGGTATTTTGATTGCCGCCTCAGTAAACACCTTCGTTAAAATGTGCATGGTGATCAGCATCGGTGATACTGCGCTCTGGCGACGCGTGATGCCAGTCATGCTTGGCTGTATTGCAGCAGGTGCTGCAACCTTTGTATTACTGAGAGCGGTTTAATTTAGCTTTGTTAGGCATAAAAAAACCGCCCGAAGGCGGTTTTTTTATGATCAATTATTTCATTTTGAGAAAGGATTGAATTCCATCGGTTCGCTTTTTTTCTTCATGGAAGATACTGATAATCTCTGACATTCCCAATAAAAATCGCCCTGCTGCTGGGGTGTGCCATCCTTTATTTGTTTGGTTACTTCTTGAGAGCGCTTTGATTTACTACAGTTAGCTTTGTTTACTTCTGGCATTTCATGTTCGCCACAACCAATCATAAAGATTGAAAAAACAGCAGCTAAAATGATTTTTTTCATAAACATATCCATTGTTGATGATCATAAAATTCGTCGCATCATACCCATACCACCATAAATCTGAACGAGATCCTGTGATGAGGTATGTAGAACGCGTGCATTAATCGAGATATATCAAATATCGGTTATGTAAAATAGATAGATGAGGTGGTTATTTTGTGCGGCTATACAAACTATTGGTATAGGGATTTGGAGTTAAAAGAAAATATAAGCATATTTTTATCTATGTAACGCGATCTTATTCAAGAGTTAATTCTTAATTGTGATATAGGTCAAACAAGATATCTGGCATAGATATCTATTTTGAATCTTCTGTGGATTATCTTGAGGAACCAAATGGTAATTGTGAACTATTTCATGCTGTAACACTACCTTACTTTAGTTAGACTATTTTAGTGTAACATTTGACGTGAAGAGGTCAGGATGAAATCGATTAACTTCTCTATAGGGCTAATATTATTTTTAACATGCGCTGCGCATGGCCGCGATCTACCTTTTGAGATTACACGCAATGAAACAAGAATAAATATTCAGCCGGACTTAACTTACACTTTAACTGAAGATGGTGTGATAACTACAACAACAAAGGATCCATGTAAGAAGAAAGGGTTGATTCGAATTTCTCAGCCATCAAGTCACGTTGCCATGTGTTATGCAAAAGACTACAAGTCAGCCTACATCATTGCTCATGAGAAGACGAAGGAAATACCGTTTGATTTGATTAATAAAACGGGTTTCAAGCTGCAGTACCCTTATATTATTGCTGATGGTATCTATCGTGATGGTCAAAAATATATTCAGGTGTATAACATTGATACTAAACTAAGTGATTTTTTCCCTAAGTCAATACATGACCCGGTTATGTCGAGTGTGTTTTATGATGATGTCGCTAGAACATTTTATTTCAGCAATGAAAATGAAATATATAAAAAGAATAATCATGAACCAGCGAGTAAAATTTCAGAACTAGATAATTTTTTAATTTTTCGTCATTCAGTCAAAAAGATAATATACAACCAAAACTTAAATGTAATTGCGATTATAAGTGATTATGGAACACGTGGACCTAGAAAAGTGATGTTAAATCTTATTGATGTCAGTAAAGGGGCGGTATTTACTTTTGAACTGTATAAAAGCACTTCAGGTGCGATTTATTCTGTGGTGCCAGATGGGAATGGCTTTACCTATCATTGTATAGATATTAATACAGGAGATTTTATTTATGGAGATGTGCGATGGGAATTACCTTAAATTGTTATGGAAATGACTCATAAAAAAACCGCCCGAAGGCGGTTTTTTATAACTGGCGCGGTAATCAATTACATACGCTCTAGGGTTTCGATACCCAATAGGTCTAGACCTTGTTTTAGGGTCTTGGCGGTGAGCAATGCCAGTTTCAAGCGGCTTTGTTTCACGGCTTCGTCTTCTGCATTCAAAATGGTGCAGGCTTCGTAGAAGCTTGAGAACAGACCGGCAAGTTCGTAAAGGTAGGCACACATCAAGTGTGGTTGGCCTTCACGTGCAACATTTTGTACCGCTTCTTCAAACTGAAGAAGTTTCGCGATCAGCGCTTGCTCTTTTTCATCAGTGATTTGAATCTCGCCAGTCAATTCTGACTCAGCAATACCCGCACGTTTGAAGATTGAAGAAACACGCGCGTATGCATATTGCATATAAGGCGCGGTGTTGCCTTCAAAGGCCAGCATGTTGTCCCAGTCAAAGATGTAGTCCGTGGTACGGTTCTTTGAAAGGTCAGAATATTTCACGGCAGCCATGGCCACTGCGGTTGCGATTTTCGCTTTCTCATCGCTGTCCATGTCTGGATTTTTGCTGTCAATCAGCTTAGCTGCGCGCTCTTGAGCTTCGTCCAATAGGTCAACCAAACGAACGGTACCGCCAGCGCGGGTCTTAAATGGACGACCATCTTTACCCAGCATCATACCAAAGGCATGGTGCTCTAGAGAGACGGTTTCAGGCACATAACCAGCTTTGCGCACGATGGTCCACGCTTGCATCAAATGTTGGTGCTGACGTGAATCGATGAAATAAAGTACGCGATCAGCGCCCAGCGTTTCGTAGCGATATTTCGCACAGGCGATATCAGTGGTGGTGTAGAGGAAGCCGCCATCGCGTTTTTGTACGATCACGCCCATGGCTTCGCCATCTTTGTTTTTGAACTCTTCCAAGAACACGACTTGCGCGCCATCATCTTCAACCGCGAGGCCTTTGGCTTTTAGGTCGTTCACGATTTGTGGCAGCATGTCGTTGTACATGGACTCGCCCATTACGTTGTCATTGGTCAATGACACGTTCAAACGGTCGTAGTTGCGTTGGTTGTGAGTCATGGTGATATCCACCAATTGGCGCCACATATCCAAGCAGTATTGATCGCCGCCTTGTAGTTTCACCACGTAACCACGTGCGCGCACTGCAAATTCTTCATCTTCGTCGTAGCGCAGTTTTGAGTCGCGATAGAAAGCTTCAAGATCGCTCAGTTCCATAGAAACTTCGCCAGACTCTTGTTGTACACGCTCAAGATTGGCAATCAGCATGCCAAATTGCGTACCCCAGTCACCGATGTGGTTGGCACGAATCACTTTGTGGCCCAAGAACTCAAGGGTACGCACAACGGCATCACCAATGATGGTGGAGCGAAGGTGACCGACGTGCATCTCTTTGGCGACGTTTGGTGCTGAATAGTCAACGACGATGGTTTGCGCATCAACGGCAGTCACGCCAAGCTTGCTGTCTGTAAGTGCGGCATCTGCCTGTTTAGCAAGCCATGCTTTGTTCAGGAAGATATTGATAAAACCAGGGCCCGCGATTTCAACTTTTTCTGCGATGCCATCGAGGTCCAAGTGATCGATCACTTGTTGCGCAATTTCTCGCGGATTGCGACCAAGTGCCTTGGCTACGCCCATCACGCCGTTGGCTTGATAGTCACCAAACTGTGCTTTTGCAGATTGACGAACAGCAGCGGCGCTGCCTTCAGGTGCGCCTGCAGCGAGCAGCGCTTGTTCTACTTTGTCGCTAATTAATGATTGAATATTCACTTGCAAACCCTTGTATTCACTTGAACGTATCCAGTGAATGAATCTTTGTAATTAAAATCTAAAGAGACAAATGTCCCCATCGACGGGCACCAACAGCCACACTTTTTGGCAAAGTCTGGGGGTGCTGCTTAAATATGCGTTGAGCGAAAGCTCAAGATAGTCACTAATCATACCCAAAGAAAGGGCAGTCGCGCCATGGGCAAATGGTGGATTGCACCTTTTTTTTCGCTTTTTTTCCCATGCATTTTACAATGCGCAATTATTCAAAAATATTCGTGACTGTAAAACTATGTCTCAACCATCATTGATTGCTCAGCTGACCGACTCATTACCTACCTTTGCTACGCGTTTGCAGGCCTTATCCCGCTTGTTGGGTTTACCCCTTGCTACGATGCAGCCTGACCATATAGCCCTTCGCGTCAATGATAATGCCTTAGCGCAAAGCTTGTTGACCCATTGGCAAGATTGCAGTGATGTTTTAAGCGACCAGATCATCAATGGTCGCCCCATTTATGTGTTGGCGATGCGTGAGCCTGTGACATTTGGCCCTTGGTCAACGGATGTCGTCGAGCTGCCTTTTGTTGGAGGCAAAACCTACCCAGAAGAGGGCTGGGAGCATGTTGAGTTTGTCATTGAAAGCGGCGCGCAAACCCCTGAGCAACTGTTAGCTGATTTGCAGATGCATTTTACCGCCTTTTACGAAAATTGGCCTTTGCTCAAAGCCCTTGGCGTGAAGGTGAAGCTCAGCTCACCGAGCGGTGAAGGTGAGCGGTTAGCCAATCCCACTGTCGCGTTTTCTTATCAAGGCGTGTGCATCAAACTGCACCCACATGCATTACGTGATGTGATTGCTAGCGAGCAAGCTGAGGCATAGCTTCAAGTTCATTCGGTCGATTTTGAGCGAAAAGCTTCGAAGAGGCGTTTTCCCCTTTGATTGCGCCTTGGCGCTGGGTATCTTGTTTGCATAAGCGGCAGGATGCCGCGAAAGATTTACGTATGTCGGGAACACATGTAAATCGGTGCAAAAGTACAAGATGCCATGGGTCAAGAGAAAGCGCAATCAGGGGCCAGTTCTTTGCTTACTTTCTTGCTGGCCAAGAAAGTAAGGCGCGCGCAGCGACATGCTTAAAAATGAAGGCGCATCCTCTGCGCCTTCATTTAAATCGTTAGTTTAATCCCGCAACCGCCGTTTTGATTCGTTTCACGGCTTCTTCTAAAAGCGCTCTTGTGCAACCAAAATTCAAGCGTACAAATTTGCTGTTACCAAAGTCACTGCCGGGTGACATACCGACGCCTGCCTTTTCAAAGAACAGAAATGGATTGGCGACAGGGAGGGCGCTGGCATCAATCCATGCCAAATATGTGGCATCAAATGGATGCAAAGTCAGGCCTTCAATTTGGTTGATTTCACGCAGCAGGTAATCACGGTTACCGCGCAGGTAATCGAGCTGCACATCGAGCCATGCTTGTCCTTTGTCATAGGCCGCCTCTGCTGCGGTGTAGGCCAGCACATTGAGGCTTGGCACAATGCCTTGGCGTGTGCGGGTAAAGCGCGCGCGAAGCGCTGGATTTGGAATAATCGCAATGGAGGCACCCAAGCCTGCGATATTAAAGGTTTTGCTCGGTGCGATAAGTGTCACGCTACGCTGCGCAGCATCTTCATTGAGACTGGCAAAGGGAATATGTTTGGCATCGGGCGACAAAATCAGATCGCTATGAATCTCGTCACTGCACACCAGTAAATCATGTTTTTTGGCAAAGGCATGCACTGCTTCAAGTTCCTCTCGGCGATAAACCGTGCCACCTGGATTGAGCGGATTACAAAATTGCAGCAACTTGGTTTGCTCTGTGATGCTCTGTTCAGCCTGATTTAAATCCATCAACCAGCGGTTGTCAGCTTGCAAGGTCACAGGGGCTTTAATCAGTTCGCGCTCCGCCAGTTTGGCTGAAGAGACAAAAGGCGGGTAGATAGGGCTTGGGGTCATAATGCTTTGCGCACTTTCGGTGAGTGCGCGTGCGGCCAAATTCAAACCACAAACCAAACCGGGCAAATAGACTAACCAATCGGCTTCAATGGTCCATTGATAGCGCGTTTGCATTCGCTCAATAATCAATTGGGTGAGGTGTTCAGGTGCATGGCCATAGCCAAAGACGCCGTGGTCAACGCGTTGATGTAGCGCTTCAATGACTGCCGGTGGCGAGCGAAAATCGGTGTCAGCCACCCACATTGGCAAAATATCTTGGCCTGCATATTTTTCCCACTTGTCACTTTGTGTGTGACGGCGCTCGACCACTTGGTCAAAATCAAAAAGGGTGGACTCAGTCATCTGTACTTCCCTATGTCTGGATGGCTACTTTCAAACTAGACTAACAAATTTTGCGCAAAGGAAAAGCGAAAAAATCGACAAACAAAGAGCGAAAGGCTATGCAATATAGCCATTAGTTATAGCGATTTAGAATCCTGATTCGAGATGCCTGTGGTATGGAGAGAGCGGATAACAATGATGCGTAATCAAAGGGTTATAAAGGGGTATTGTGACCAATAAAAAAAGAGCTCCTTAGAGCTCTTTTTCAACATGACCAAAATGGTGGGCGGAGAATTCGACCCGCTCTTTGGCGGTGCGGGCTGGCCCTTCATAACCCAGTCGCTCGATAAAACGCAGGCGAGGTAATAAGCCTTGACCGTTAGCGGTTTGAATCGCCAAGCCGGGACGCGCATTGAGCTCAAGTACCATAGGACCGCGCTGTTTATCGAGCACCATATCGGTACCGATATAACCAAGTCCGGTCATCTCCCAGGCGCTAGCGGCAAGCTCCAGTAGGCGAGGCCAATGCGGCACGGTTAACTCTTTGAGCGCGCGACCTGTATCTGGATGATGGGTGACAGGTTGGTTAAATTGCACTGCGCGAAGGGCGGTACCTGTGGCTAAATCAATGCCAACACCCACAGCACCTTGGTGTAAGTTTGCTTTACCATCAGAAGCGGCAGTGGATAGGCGCATCATCGCCATGACAGGGTAACCTTTAAACACGATCACGCGAATATCGGGTACACCTTCATAACTAAAGCCATCAAAGACATCATCAAACTCAATGAGCGACTCAATGATCGCCACATCGTTTTTACCACCCAGACTAAACAAGCCCGCCAGGACGTTGGTGACATGGCGCTGAATATCGATGCGATCGACTGTGCTGCCAGATGGTTTGGTAAAGACGCCATCTTGATGATGAGTGATCACCAAAATGCCTTTACCGCCACTGCCTTGCGCCGGTTTAATCACAAACCCCGCATGCTCGGGCAGCATATTGAAGATATGACGAATATCCCCTTGATTGCTGATCACCCCAAGTAGTTTGGGCACAGTCGCCCCCGCTTTTTCGGCAATCTGCTTGGTTTTGAGTTTGTCATCCACCAATGGGAATTTACTGCGGTCGTTATATCGGCTAATAAAGCCGATATTACGTTGGTTCATGCCCATAATGCCTTTTTTGCGTAATTTCGCAGGCGTGGTATAGCGGTCAAAAATATAGCGATTAAGTAAGCGTTGCAGCATAACTTAATCCTCAGCCAGTGGCTTAAAGCGGCGCAGTTCTGTTAAGCGATAACCTGTGTAGTTACCCAAAATCAGAATCAAAGCCAGCACCACAAATTGCAGGCCGATAAAGTTAAAGGTGAGATGGCGAACGATATCTGAAGTCA encodes the following:
- the trbK gene encoding entry exclusion lipoprotein TrbK, translating into MKKIILAAVFSIFMIGCGEHEMPEVNKANCSKSKRSQEVTKQIKDGTPQQQGDFYWECQRLSVSSMKKKSEPMEFNPFSK
- a CDS encoding MalY/PatB family protein; translated protein: MTESTLFDFDQVVERRHTQSDKWEKYAGQDILPMWVADTDFRSPPAVIEALHQRVDHGVFGYGHAPEHLTQLIIERMQTRYQWTIEADWLVYLPGLVCGLNLAARALTESAQSIMTPSPIYPPFVSSAKLAERELIKAPVTLQADNRWLMDLNQAEQSITEQTKLLQFCNPLNPGGTVYRREELEAVHAFAKKHDLLVCSDEIHSDLILSPDAKHIPFASLNEDAAQRSVTLIAPSKTFNIAGLGASIAIIPNPALRARFTRTRQGIVPSLNVLAYTAAEAAYDKGQAWLDVQLDYLRGNRDYLLREINQIEGLTLHPFDATYLAWIDASALPVANPFLFFEKAGVGMSPGSDFGNSKFVRLNFGCTRALLEEAVKRIKTAVAGLN
- a CDS encoding MgtC/SapB family protein encodes the protein MEISAWMTEQHTIWNLIISLLLGAIVGTQRGWVMRNSQDGSRVAGIRTFSLVGLLGGLVGILGHLLSPLLIGFVLIALVLLACIAFFIQQKKSDDISITGVVSLMVTYVLGVLAVSGQVVLAAAAAVITALVLDNKKELHQALQKLQAYELDAGLRLLLISIVLLPLLPNQGFGPWQALNPYEIWWMVVLIASISFVGYFAIKIGGAKRGILFTSVFAGLSSSTALTLQFSQLSREQKSISPLLASGILLSCGTMFPRLVIVLSVINPQLVKLLWPVVLVMMIALYLPAWWIWRTSDVGLVEQPKEQSNPLALQSALFFGVILALIMLLSHLLSDWFGSAGTLILAALSGITDVDAISLALGRQSTQSLAVSTAALGILIAASVNTFVKMCMVISIGDTALWRRVMPVMLGCIAAGAATFVLLRAV
- a CDS encoding alpha-L-glutamate ligase-like protein translates to MLQRLLNRYIFDRYTTPAKLRKKGIMGMNQRNIGFISRYNDRSKFPLVDDKLKTKQIAEKAGATVPKLLGVISNQGDIRHIFNMLPEHAGFVIKPAQGSGGKGILVITHHQDGVFTKPSGSTVDRIDIQRHVTNVLAGLFSLGGKNDVAIIESLIEFDDVFDGFSYEGVPDIRVIVFKGYPVMAMMRLSTAASDGKANLHQGAVGVGIDLATGTALRAVQFNQPVTHHPDTGRALKELTVPHWPRLLELAASAWEMTGLGYIGTDMVLDKQRGPMVLELNARPGLAIQTANGQGLLPRLRFIERLGYEGPARTAKERVEFSAHHFGHVEKEL
- a CDS encoding NADP-dependent isocitrate dehydrogenase, which encodes MPTQKPTIIYTITDEAPALATYSLLPMIQSFTASSGIDVVTRDISLAGRIIANFPEYLTPEQRIGDALTELGELAQTPQANIIKLPNISASVPQLKAAIKELQAKGYALPDYPAEALTDEQKKVQATYDKIKGSAVNPVLREGNSDRRAPLSVKNYAKKNPHRMGAWSAHSKSHVASMSQDDFFGSETAVTVNGATQVSIQFVGQDGSKKTLKAPFALLDKEIIDSAVLRKKSLVAFFEKEIADAKAKDVLLSLHMKATMMKVSDPVIFGHAVRVFYADLFTKHEALFAELGVDVNNGIGDVYTKMAQLPQAQQDEIVADIAAIYAKQPALAMVDSDRGITNLHVPSDVIVDASMPAMLRSSGQMWGPDGQLKDTKAMIPDRCYAGVYQAVIDFCKANGAFDPSTMGSVPNVGLMAQKAEEYGSHDKTFILDAAGQVQVVTTQGEVLLSQSVEAGDIFRMCQVKDAPIQDWVKLAVTRAKASGVPAIFWLDQNRAHDAQLIEKVKAYLPQHDTTGLDIQIMSPVEATLFSLERIKAGLDTISVTGNVLRDYLTDLFPILELGTSAKMLSIVPLMNGGGLFETGAGGSAPKHVQQVQKENHLRWDSLGEFLALAASLEHLSVVTGNAKAQVLADTLDAATGRFLDENKSPSRKVGELDNRGSHYYLARFWAEALASQTQDAALATEFAPIAKALVEGEQAILAELNGAQGVVGDLGGYYQPDFAMVSALMRPSATLNAVFEREACLA
- a CDS encoding VOC family protein, encoding MSQPSLIAQLTDSLPTFATRLQALSRLLGLPLATMQPDHIALRVNDNALAQSLLTHWQDCSDVLSDQIINGRPIYVLAMREPVTFGPWSTDVVELPFVGGKTYPEEGWEHVEFVIESGAQTPEQLLADLQMHFTAFYENWPLLKALGVKVKLSSPSGEGERLANPTVAFSYQGVCIKLHPHALRDVIASEQAEA
- the argS gene encoding arginine--tRNA ligase, whose product is MNIQSLISDKVEQALLAAGAPEGSAAAVRQSAKAQFGDYQANGVMGVAKALGRNPREIAQQVIDHLDLDGIAEKVEIAGPGFINIFLNKAWLAKQADAALTDSKLGVTAVDAQTIVVDYSAPNVAKEMHVGHLRSTIIGDAVVRTLEFLGHKVIRANHIGDWGTQFGMLIANLERVQQESGEVSMELSDLEAFYRDSKLRYDEDEEFAVRARGYVVKLQGGDQYCLDMWRQLVDITMTHNQRNYDRLNVSLTNDNVMGESMYNDMLPQIVNDLKAKGLAVEDDGAQVVFLEEFKNKDGEAMGVIVQKRDGGFLYTTTDIACAKYRYETLGADRVLYFIDSRQHQHLMQAWTIVRKAGYVPETVSLEHHAFGMMLGKDGRPFKTRAGGTVRLVDLLDEAQERAAKLIDSKNPDMDSDEKAKIATAVAMAAVKYSDLSKNRTTDYIFDWDNMLAFEGNTAPYMQYAYARVSSIFKRAGIAESELTGEIQITDEKEQALIAKLLQFEEAVQNVAREGQPHLMCAYLYELAGLFSSFYEACTILNAEDEAVKQSRLKLALLTAKTLKQGLDLLGIETLERM